In the genome of Acidimicrobiia bacterium, the window CATGCGCCGCAGGGCGGGGTGCGCGCCGGTGGCGGTCGCGGCGGCCGCGGTCACAGCGTCGGGGGTCGCGGCCGGCCCGGACGACGTGCCGCCGCCCGAGGTCGCCGACCAGGCCACCCCGACGCCGCCGAGCACGACGGCTGCGACGACGAGTGCGACGAGGGTCTTCTTCATCGTGTCCTCCTGAAGGGGGCGTGTCGACGCTCAGTCAACGGCACCCTTGTGAGGACCGTGTGAAGTGCGGGCGAGGAGTCGGCCAGGCCGGCCGGCGCCCGCGCGGCCGTCAGCCCTGGATGCGGGTGCGGGTGCGGGCCCGGCGGTGCATCGCGTAGCCCACGCCGATCGCGACGACGCCGATCGCCGTGAGACCGGCGATGTCGGCACCGGTGAACGGCAGCGACGAGCCGTTCGAGGCCTGCGCGCCCTCGACGGCCGTCGTCGCGCCAGCCGTCGTCGGCGTGGTCGTCTCGCCGAGCACGCTCGCGGGCGGCTGGCAGTTCGGGTAGCAAGTCGTCTGCGTCGCGCTCGCGGCCCACGCGACCGTTGGCAGCGCGAGCACGAACAGCGCGGCGGCCACCGCCACCATCCAACGGGCGTGCTTGATCGCGACCTTCATCGCCGGCCCCTCCACTTCCTGGCGTGCGCATGTCAGCGTACCCGAGCGCCCGACACGTTTCGTCGATGGCCCGCCACACCGCGGCGCAGACGGGTCCCGGTGCGCGCTGGAAGAATGCACCATTGTTCCGATGTCGCCTGCTGAGTAGCGTCCGCGCGCTCGTCGCGGCCCGCTCAAGGCACCTCGCGAACGGGTCGATATCCCCGGCTGATCATGCGTCTGCGCCGCTGCCTCCCGTCGCTCGTCGCTGCTCTCGCGCTCGCCGCCGCGCTCGTCGTCCCCGTCGTCGCGGGCAGCACGCCCGCGGGAGCGGTCGACACGAGCGGCCAGCCGGTGATGGGAACGTCGAGACTGACCGCCGCGCAGCTCGCCGCGTTCTTCCGCGCGAACACGAGCTCCGCGTATCGCGCGACGGTGCCGATCGACGTCCTCGCGCAGTACTACGTCGACGAGGGGAACGCGGAGAACGTGCGCGGCGACGTCGCGTTCGCGCAGTCGATCGTCGAGACGGGCTGGTTCGACTTCCCGGACTACGGGATGGTCCGGCCCTGGTACAACAACTTCGCCGGCATGAACGCGTGCGGCGGGTGCACCGTGTTCCAGGCGCCGACGGCGCAGCTCGGCGTGCGCGCGCAGATCCAGCACTTGCGGCTCTACGCGGACCCGACCGTGACGTGGCAGCAGCTCCACTTCCCGCTCGTCGACCCGCTCGGCCCCACCGGTTACAACACGTTCTTCAAGCGCGGCGTCGCGCCCACGTGGAGCCAGATGGGCAACGGCAACTGGGCGATGGACCCGACGTACGCGACGAAGGTGCTCGGGCTCTACAACCGGATGCTGCTCTTCGCCGGTCTGCCGAGCGCCTGTCCGCCTGACGCGCTCGGCGTCGGCAGCCCGTTCTTCGCGGTCGGCTGCCCGCTCGCGCTGCGCCAGCCCGGCCGTGCGGTGGCGGCGAACCCGCGCGGCGGCTACTACGTGCTGAACGGCGACGGTCACGTGAGCGCGTTCGGCGGTGCACCGGACTACGGATCGCCGGCGTTCAGCTTCGAGATCGCGCGCGACATCGCCGTGACGCCCGACGGCGGCGGGTACGTGGTGCTCGACGGGTTCGGCGCCGTGCACGAGTTCGGTGACGCGGTGTCGATCCCCGTCCCGAACGCGTACTGGCCGAACTGGGACATCGCGCGTTCGGTCGCGATCACCCGCGACGGTCGCGGGATCGTCGTGCTGGATGCGTGGGGCGGGCTCCACACGTC includes:
- a CDS encoding glucosaminidase domain-containing protein; the encoded protein is MRLRRCLPSLVAALALAAALVVPVVAGSTPAGAVDTSGQPVMGTSRLTAAQLAAFFRANTSSAYRATVPIDVLAQYYVDEGNAENVRGDVAFAQSIVETGWFDFPDYGMVRPWYNNFAGMNACGGCTVFQAPTAQLGVRAQIQHLRLYADPTVTWQQLHFPLVDPLGPTGYNTFFKRGVAPTWSQMGNGNWAMDPTYATKVLGLYNRMLLFAGLPSACPPDALGVGSPFFAVGCPLALRQPGRAVAANPRGGYYVLNGDGHVSAFGGAPDYGSPAFSFEIARDIAVTPDGGGYVVLDGFGAVHEFGDAVSIPVPNAYWPNWDIARSVAITRDGRGIVVLDAWGGLHTSGTAASLPAPSTYWPGWDIGRVVALSSADGIHSTGVYVLDGWGGLHVSGTARPFALPYWHGWDIARSLFVQADGSGLAVLDGWGGVHATGSLRIAMASGYVRADRWRGLTVVQGVGYVSLRSDGYAATE